The Papaver somniferum cultivar HN1 chromosome 6, ASM357369v1, whole genome shotgun sequence genome segment taataagcataaccatttaacatataaattttgaaaaaaaagaaaagtagtaatgagtataccaaatcgtttgcatagtatagggaagtgtcgggcctcaaatagaaatcatcaacaaactcttcaacggcctgcatatgaaagcaacaaattattatacaataatcggaggttattaaataagtcaaactgccgaatatactatattcggaatcctatcggttacccaaaacacccgatttatgcaaatgaatgtacacagtttactgagtgcaaaaaatgatataatcggaatctaaaatatatagtaaaacagccgaatataaataaccgggagataactttaatcgataaacatctgattttaaagttttcggaaattttattttgaggccactgttatattcggcagtcaaataatgttaaactattaacgattgtaaaggataagaatactgagttttgaaattttttgaggaattcgtttttggggccattcggaggtaaataactctacataactaccgaatgtagatttttttggaaaaccagtttggggttttttctcatattcggcagtaaactactatcttggaactaccgaatatacatatttggtactcagtgtgttatattcgtaagtttattcgagaaattatctaccgaatctgggtagttcatggcattcaatgcatgcaataatcggtttttcttgtttacaaaagcacacaaacgcatacaaatcgagtatttgagtttcttaacacaatacctgtgttttacatgcatcgttagcttcaatatcaggcgattctccattttcttccatgaaagggtcgtctaggttttcctctccacaaaagtttggatcattcaacatataccccaaatcgtcttctctaaacggtcgtgaaccctcaacattttgttcttcgccatgattctcaccttcttcttcatatccatccatttttgtagtgataaaatgggttttcccttttttccttaaccttcttctctataactctaacaactcaaaaatgaaaaagaaatggaaaaaataaaacagaaatcattctaatactgcaccgactacaatcggaagtctgggtaatattttggcttccgattgccatcggaggataaaaatgttatcatatcctcaaaatctataagggtaattttgccattacgaattacgcgagataagggctggctacatttttcctttgggtgaccttttttgttttattgttggtccctaaatccttttgagtggcccctaaaaacgcgaggttttcTATCTGTAATAAGGTGTTCTCGGATGGAACCTGCATATTAGTTTCTATGTTCATGGTGCaaaagtcaatttttttttttttttgtaaatcacttcttcactttaccaaatttgcattttttttaaaatatttttagcTGATCTAATTCCATTAAGAAACTATATTCAATTAAAGATTTTTGTAAGAAAAACATTTTGTGAACGGTAATTTATTAAACAAATATGAAAGGAAACTAGGGAGTGAGCGAGAGATGTATACCATTGAGGACGTCAAGATCAAGTGTATCAACATCGAAACCAGCATCAAAATAATGATCAAAAACATGTCCAGGCGCATCAACATGGGTTCCAGTATGTATAGGCAACTTCATCTCAGAAAAGTTAGCATTGGAACCATTATTCATACTGTCACCGTCATGTATTGTCAAGAACTGGCCTAATCCTTCAGATGATCCCCACTTAGGCATAGTACTTCTAAAAGTGTGACTGATATCAATAATTCTTCCTCCTCCATGAACTTCCCTTCTTGGTGGGACTAGCTCCATAGTGATTTCAGCCTCACCATCACTACTCCAAGCTTTGTAAGTATCAGATGGGTAAGCTTCCGTTGATGTTGCAGAGGAAGAGATCACCGCAAAGGATACCACAACAGAAGCACATAGTAGCATAATCAACTGAGGATTGCTATTCAGCCTCATCGTCTTCAGCTCTATCGTTAGCCTTTGTCTTTTCAATGGGGATCGAGTTGAATGCCTCAcagttgtaatttttttttttttttgttgaagcatCAGTTGGTGTAATAATGCAGTTGAATGTCTATATTGGCGTGCTCTTTATATGGTTTGTCAAGTGAATCACTGGAGCAGGTATAAATGCATAGTCACCGTGCCCACTCCAAgagtttattttcatttttgtatTACAAGAAAAGATTTCGTCCCACTATCCTCGCATATCATTTGTTGTCGAGTCTGGAATACAGACGTACATCCGTGGAAGAAGGGATTCCTTGTGTCGAGCGAATCATTTGAGTGGGTGTAGAGCCGAAATCATACCACCTACTTCAAGAGTTTTGATTCAGTGAACATTTAGGTGTCTGGTAAGCTTATAATTGAGGTTACAGACTGGACATATGCAACTCTTTGTGGACCGAGATGGTCCAATAATATAGACTCCCTACATACAATGTATAAACAACTGCACAGCGGTTGTAAACCTTGTTGTTTACTTATAAATGTGTCAAGTAGATACAACAAAGCTGATACTTTGAAAACACACATTGAAATCTGATACAAATAATAAGTTCCACAATATCAATGCAACAAACACATACTCTAACATcactagaagaagaaaccaaaggtgcAATCTTTCGTCTCAGTTTATCCTCTCTTCCAAATCCCCTTTATAATTCTTCTCATCCTCATAGGTAAGATTAGTTACCGGACCTAGAATATCTACAAGTAAACGTGAACAATCAGATGAAAAGAAAACAAGTAATTATAATTATAAACACGAATGAAAAAGATATCTTACCTGTTTCAATATCATCAACATCATCCACTAAGCTAGAAAGATCAAGATATGTTGTTGAATGTAACCAGTTTTGCGTGCAAATCAAGGCCTCAACTGTCCTTGGAGATAAAGAACTTCGATACGGATCAAGAATGCGCTTTTCAGTAAATAAAGCTGATTCAGATGCAATAGAAGACATAGGTATAGCCAGTATATCCCTTGCAATGCAGGACATAATACTATACCAGGGAGAACGGGTCTTCCACCAGCCCAATAAATCAAATTGAGAGTTGGCACGAGTTCTCTCACATGGTTCTTCCAAATACCTGTCTACCTCTGATTTGTACTCAACATTAAACCTTTCCTCTTTAATTTTTCTCCTCCGTTTCCTATAAGCTTGACGTTCTGTGTCGCAACCAACAATCTCTGGACCTGAATAGAGTAACTTATACTCTTCGTAGAGTTTCCCAAGATTACTTTTCACCTTGCACATAATCTTTACTaacaaatcctcatccttttcacACAGTTCACCAAGATAAAATTTTAATCCGACTTCTTTTTCTCTTGGATCAAGCAGTACAGCAATAAACAAGAAAGGATGCATGTCTTCATATTTTCCCCAATACTTTATATACTTGTTGAACATTTTGTTAGCCTTGTTGTTTAAAAATGGGTCTTCACCGTTAAACTCCATTCCCAAATCATGAATATCACAAAGATTCGACAAGAAGGAATCTGATGTAACATACGTAGGTGCAGAAAACTTAACAGTACCATCAAGAACTACATCTAGGAACTCCACAAAATTTCTGGCACAGCTCCAATCTTCAGCACATGGAGCTCTTAAAGGAGACATGTCTTTGCCAGAACTAGAAGTTTTTTTGCCATGAGCGGAAGCTTCTCTATCAACAGTAGAAGTAGAAGTGCTAGAACAAAACTTTGTATAAAACTCAGAATCTTCCCTTTCTAACCTTGCAAAAgctttttcaaacttttcagcTGCCTCTAACATCAATAACGTAGAATTCCAATTAGTTTTATCATCCAAAACTAAACCCTTTTTGCAAGCAATCTTTTCTTTCTCCACACATTGCTTAAATTTTCCCAATCTAGAAGGAGAACTCAATACATACCTCACCACTGCCCTGATTCTGGTAATAGACTGATGATACACTTTTAGACCATCCTTTACAAGAAGCCTGAGTGCATGAGCAGCACATCTTACTTGCATGAATTCAGCTTTCATTATTGCAGTGTTCCAACTGTTCACACTATCCATCAGATATTTAAGAGCAATATCGTTAGCACTAGTATTATCAAGAGTCACAGTGAACACCTTATCAATTCCCCACTCCAACAGACATTTCTCTAGAGTTTTACCAATGTTTACACCTTCATGACTCCCAACCTGGCAGAAATTTAAGATTTTCTTGTGCAACTTCCAATTTTGATCAATATAGTGAGCAGTTATGCACATATAATTAAGCTTTTGGATGGATATCCATGAATCAATTGTGAGACACACTCTCTGACGACTTGCTGTAAAATAATCTTTCAATTTTTGCTTCTCAGACAAATACAGAGACAAAACATCACGATAAATAGTCATACAAGATGGGACCTCAAATCCAGGATCAAGGACTTTGGAAACTGCCTTAAACtcttctccttcaaccatttcaaAAGGCATCCCATATTCAGTAACCCTTTCCATTAAAGCTTTCCTACAAGCATCATAGTTATAACTAGCTGCAACTGTTGTGTGGAGTGCGCCCATGCTTCAGATGCGGTGCTAGGAGATTTTCTTTTCTTACCCGCAGTTGGCTGATCTTGAAGTTCAgaagcttcagcagcagcagcagacccAGTTGAGCTATTCTCAGCTAGAAACCATAGTTAGAATACAATCAGTCTCAAAAGCTAGTCACAACTATAATCATCATTAAACGAATATATGTTAGCGAAGCATGAAATGCAAACACTCATGTGCTAATCTATTGTTACTTCTTAATGTGGAAGGCCAGTTCCACCACACGCTAATTTGCATCCTAAATACATCATATTGATGAACCAACTAACTATTATAACAACAATATCAGCTTTTGCCATGACAAATTCAGGAGCAACAAGTATACATCACATCTAACTCAGTTCAGTTTCAAGTTTCATCAGTGCCAAAGGAAATTTATTGTTAGTTAGGTGCTTAGCAATGGATTCATACTAATATATACAATCATAATGTTTAGACCTGTGAACATATTCATTCCACAAATATTTTCTCGAATTCAATTCCATAGCACATCTTCTAAGCCATCCTCTCTCCTCTTTATTGAGGTTTAGACCTGAATCTTACTGATTGTTTGCATTTGTATTAAACATGAACCCCCTTTGAACCTAACTCTCATATGCTTGTCACCTATTGCTGTTGGAACTACAATGCCCCCAACCAACTCAGTCAGGTAGTAATGATAAGAGCTATTATAAACCCTAATGCTAAGAAATTCTCATATTATGCATTCCATTTATCCCTAAGTCTTTCTAGTTACATTTACTGTCTACCTAGCaaacaaattaaataaataaaaaaagccTAATCACTCAAAATGCAACGAACAACATAGGGATCTTGAAATTAAGCTCAAACATATGAACTGAATCAAATAAGAGTATAAACTTAAGAACAAGGATTACTTACgaagagacgagaagaagaaatTAGTCTCTGGTGAATTTTGTTGTAAGGGAACGTCAATTAAGGGTTTGATATATGTGCATGCGGGAGGACGAGAAGTTCCATCATCTTCAGTTAGGCTATTGAGGGAGAACAAGGGTTTTATTTCATTTCATTGGCGCCATTTACAAGTTCAGTTCTTGCTTCTCAATTGCCAATTGCGGACCCTTGAAGTATAAACAATTTCGTGGACCCTGGCCAGAACCTTTGGCTGTTTTTGGTACACTGTTATTCAGAGACCTGGTTTGTTAAGGGGTTCCCATATGCTTAAACCTGACTGTGCTACAATTTTCGTGGCGGAGTCTTAACGGATGACCAGAAGGTCCAGAACCAGATGCATAGAGTAACCAAAATGAGAATTTGATGATTTTTAGCTCGAGCATGAATTTTGCGAAAAAAATGATTTTGTGGACTTTTAAGCATTCGTTCCTACAGGACCATAATGCAGAATGTACGATATACTCGAGCAATTGTCATGGTCTCTCCTGTAGCAGCACACTATCTTGGTTGCCTGTGTTTCATTCTAAGCAGACAAGGATCCTGTTTCATCTTTCAAAAAGCGTTCAGCAGAGGGCTCAAGGCATCTCACAGCAAAAAGTTTACTGAGGACGTATGATTTGAAGGTAACTGTTCTAATTTTAATAGATGTACAGGGTTGTAAACTGGCTCAGCAAAGCTTAATAAATTGGGTTTGTTTCTAGCTCAGGTTTAACAAAAGCAGCCTGAATTGCCTAACCCTACCGCCACTAAGATGGGCAATCCATTACGTTGATGATCTCTTCCAGTCCAGACTTGTATGAAGGATGGAGAAGTTTCACTTCTAATTCTTTCTTGATACGATCATTTAGGACCCTTTTCTCGCCTCTGCCGCTTGTCGCTTTTGAGATCCTTGGAGTGTTATAACCAGAAATATTGTTAGAAGGGTAAAGCTCAAACTTCCCAGGCCACCTTTTCTCCACCAAATCCCTTGCAAAAGCAAATACTTCAGCCCGAGGAGCTGGGAGATCGTCGACAACATTGTATATTCTCCTGCAAAAACCAACAATGATCATCAATTCAACATTATGTGCGTTTAAATTATCGTGCATATATATATACCAAGCTAGTACAAAAACCCGTGTTCAATACATTGATAACAACAAGAATATCATGCAAGAGAATAACAACAAGAGTATCATACAAGAGAATGATGTTTGATAAAGAAAAGCAAATAAGAAAAGAAGACTACTCAAAAATCATACAAGAGAATGCTGTTTGATAAAGCAAATAAGAAAAAAAGACTACTCAAAAAAGTGAAAAGTAATGACTTACACAtctcataacaaaaaaaaaaaaaattagacaagaagatgaaacacacGAAAAAGTGAATCCATTTTTACAATGACATATACCTGGATGATGGAATCTCAATACTGGCTTTAATTGCGTGATAAATGTCCGCAACATGGACTCTGGACGTGTAATGCTTTCCTTCCCTCAACCTCTGAGATTGTGTCAGTGACCCCTGTTTGATTATAGTGTCCACGGCACTGCAAGAGAATCAGCAAAAAATCAGAAATTTAGGAGGAACTACATGCGGGGGTAGGAAATTGTGGCACATACCTTCTTCCTGGTCCATAAATCCCTCCAAGTCGTAATACTTGAACTGACACTCCCAGATCATCCACTATGCTCAGCCATCCTTCCTCTGCAGCCAATCTTGCTTTAGCGGAGTCACTTGTAGGGTTCGCCGGATAACTGCCATTAGAAGCATTTCGATTTTTGTTTCAGTGACATAGAGCTGAGCTTCTACGACTTCAATAAACATGCCAAAAGCCACTTGGTTTAGAAACAATGCTTACTCCTCATCAACCCATGCTCCACCACAATCTCCGTAAACACCTGGATTCACATTAAGATGACATTCACAAGCTCAACACAAACAACCATTCATAAGACGGCGGCATCAATAGGAGTCTTAATGTAACGTAAGCTTACTTGTTGATGATAAGTAACATATCCATTGAAGTTTTCCACCACTTAGCCTACTTCTCAGAAGGTTACCATAATGATAAAGCACCTGTACAGAAATACGCAGACATAAAAGAGATAGCACGAGTAATGAGATAGGAGCTTAACACAGAGGTGTAATACCAACAGAAAGTGCACAGTTCCCTAACAGAATTTCTTAAACTTACCGGGTCACCAATACCAACAATAGGAGGTACTGAGACAAGAAGATGAGTAGCCTGTTGCAAACTATTTAGGCTCCAGAGACTGAAAAAGAAACGAAATATCTTAAGATAaggaggaaaccaaaaaaaaagacaacaGAGTTAATGTAATAAAGCTGAAACAACTCTTAACTAATACACTCAAGTGGTTCTATTTGATTTAACACTTGCCACACAATCAACCAAATATGCAGATTATATCACTATGATTTGttaaattatcttagaagagtagcaAACAGACTTGACTTCAAAAAGAGAGTAGTACTTGGCTAACTTTCAAATGATGAGTAACATATACGATACACAATAGGCTTGCGCCCTGCGCCTTTCTTGTTACTTCATTCGGAATACTGATTAAAGTTGGTCTGAGGAAATAATATTTTGAATGTTTGGGTTTGCCTATTTGCTGATGCAACTATAGTCAATTTGTATGCAACATAGAAGATTTCATAATGAATCtaaatcttaaataaattgaGCAACAGAAAGACATAATAAGGCTAATCAACATCTGCAAATGCAAAACTAATTGAAATGAAAAAACTTACTCAGTTTCACCAGTTTTGAAGATCTCAACATCAAATCCCAACATCTCAAGCTCCTTCTTCTTACTTGAACCCGTACAAGTCCCATACACCTtcctgttacaaaccaaatccatGATAAAATTACTTGTATAGTATCCTAATTCCAAGTTAATCTTAGGCAATTAGGGCAGAACTTtgggaaaaaaattcaaaactgtTAATAGCATACCAGCAGTTCTCTTTCTTTAATCGTTCCCCAACAAACTCTCCAACGAAACCCATAC includes the following:
- the LOC113291437 gene encoding cyclase-like protein 2, which produces MLQQKKKKITTVRHSTRSPLKRQRLTIELKTMRLNSNPQLIMLLCASVVVSFAVISSSATSTEAYPSDTYKAWSSDGEAEITMELVPPRREVHGGGRIIDISHTFRSTMPKWGSSEGLGQFLTIHDGDSMNNGSNANFSEMKLPIHTGTHVDAPGHVFDHYFDAGFDVDTLDLDVLNGPALLMDVPRNKNITGEVMKSLNIPKGVSRVLFRTLNTDRLMWKSEFDTSYVGFMRDGAKWLVENTDIKLVVDYLSVAAYDDLITSHLVFLEGREIILVEGLKLDDVKAGMYNVHCLLLRLFGAEGSPIRCILIR
- the LOC113289152 gene encoding uncharacterized protein LOC113289152 isoform X2 encodes the protein MVMCILGMGFVGEFVGERLKKENCWKVYGTCTGSSKKKELEMLGFDVEIFKTGETDLWSLNSLQQATHLLVSVPPIVGIGDPVLYHYGNLLRSRLSGGKLQWICYLSSTSVYGDCGGAWVDEDYPANPTSDSAKARLAAEEGWLSIVDDLGVSVQVLRLGGIYGPGRSAVDTIIKQGSLTQSQRLREGKHYTSRVHVADIYHAIKASIEIPSSRRIYNVVDDLPAPRAEVFAFARDLVEKRWPGKFELYPSNNISGYNTPRISKATSGRGEKRVLNDRIKKELEVKLLHPSYKSGLEEIINVMDCPS
- the LOC113289152 gene encoding uncharacterized protein LOC113289152 isoform X1; the protein is MEICNHIQVRLFSPNSPLQFRVTPQKFYFQKALIPTTLYTRRLICKSSSELKKTEKEQISESSSTNSMVMCILGMGFVGEFVGERLKKENCWKVYGTCTGSSKKKELEMLGFDVEIFKTGETDLWSLNSLQQATHLLVSVPPIVGIGDPVLYHYGNLLRSRLSGGKLQWICYLSSTSVYGDCGGAWVDEDYPANPTSDSAKARLAAEEGWLSIVDDLGVSVQVLRLGGIYGPGRSAVDTIIKQGSLTQSQRLREGKHYTSRVHVADIYHAIKASIEIPSSRRIYNVVDDLPAPRAEVFAFARDLVEKRWPGKFELYPSNNISGYNTPRISKATSGRGEKRVLNDRIKKELEVKLLHPSYKSGLEEIINVMDCPS